Proteins from a genomic interval of Bradyrhizobium sp. CCBAU 53340:
- a CDS encoding cysteine hydrolase family protein — translation MPHPLPALVVVDVQRAFDEWEAAGKRRNNPDAVARIVDLLAAFRASGAPIFHIRHEGTKPNSTFQPGRPGYAVKDEAREEAGEPVIVKRVNSAFIGTDLEARLRAGNIATLVICGATTNHCVETTTRMAGNLGFDAHLVRDATWTFDRTGPDGDTHSAEDIHAMTLSNLNGEFARIVTANEVITSLAAMRQ, via the coding sequence ATGCCCCATCCCCTCCCCGCCCTCGTCGTCGTCGACGTCCAGCGCGCATTCGACGAATGGGAAGCGGCGGGCAAGCGGCGCAACAATCCGGATGCGGTGGCGCGCATCGTCGATCTGCTCGCAGCGTTCAGGGCGAGCGGCGCGCCGATCTTTCACATCCGCCACGAAGGCACCAAGCCGAACTCGACGTTCCAGCCCGGGCGTCCCGGTTATGCCGTCAAAGACGAAGCGCGCGAAGAGGCCGGCGAGCCCGTGATCGTGAAACGCGTCAACAGCGCCTTCATCGGCACCGACCTCGAGGCGCGATTGCGGGCAGGTAACATCGCCACGCTCGTGATCTGCGGCGCGACCACCAATCATTGCGTGGAGACGACGACGCGGATGGCCGGCAATCTCGGCTTCGATGCTCACCTCGTGCGCGACGCGACCTGGACATTCGACCGCACAGGCCCCGACGGCGATACGCATTCGGCCGAGGACATTCACGCGATGACGCTGTCGAATCTGAACGGCGAATTCGCCCGCATCGTGACGGCGAACGAAGTGATCACATCGCTTGCAGCGATGCGACAATAG